A single genomic interval of Drosophila virilis strain 15010-1051.87 chromosome 2, Dvir_AGI_RSII-ME, whole genome shotgun sequence harbors:
- the Hmgcr gene encoding 3-hydroxy-3-methylglutaryl-coenzyme A reductase, producing MIGRLFRAHGEFCASHPWEVIVALLTITACMLTIDKNTSLDGSNGLSSASATAASAAAAAAANSAGASSGAGGAPPPIIASATSSRHRPCHGWSQSCDGLEAEYNAADVILMTIVRCTAVLYCYYQFCSLHRLGSKYVLGIAGLFTVFSSFIFTTAIIKFLGSDISDLKDALFFLLLVIDLSNSGRLAQLALSGHSQAEVTQNIARGLELLGPTISLDTIVEALLVGVGTLSGVQRLEVLCMFAVLSVLVNYVVFMTFYPACLSLIFDLSRNGVDMSMVRERAKGSLLLKSLTEEEQKANPVLQRVKLIMTTGLMIVHIYSRVVFTSSDYDAVDKTLSPTLNLNVNNNRTESGEITDIIIKWLTMSADHIVISIVLIALVVKFICFDNRDPLQNQLRQPTTAKASQTTPLEEEQPKQLPTYMQLAAPRTPLFSIEEHNSKNAATQTELVTVRQRLAPPARPPRPLQECLKVLNAIDEADGINGASLLTDEEIIAIVNAGGAHCPLYKIESVLEDAERGIRIRRQIIAARAKMPMSRLEVLPYEHFDYRKVMNACCENVLGYVPIPVGYAGPLLLDGESYYVPMATTEGALVASTNRGCKALSVRGVRSVVEDVGMTRAPCVRFPSVARASEAKKWIESEENYKLVKTEFDSTSRFGRLKECHIAMDGPQLYIRFVALTGDAMGMNMVSKGAEMALRCIKRQFPDMQIISLSGNFCCDKKPAAINWIKGRGKRVVAECTIPAATLRSVLKTDAKTLVECNKLKNMSGSAMAGSIGGNNAHAANMVTAVFLATGQDPAQNVTSSNCSTAMECWPENDEDLYMTCTMPSLEVGTVGGGTGLPGQGACLDMLGVRGAHATQPGDNAKKLAQIVCATVMAGELSLMAALVNSDLVKSHMRHNRSSIAVSSANNPLNVTVSSCSTIS from the exons ATGATTGGACGTTTATTTCGCGCCCACGGCGAGTTCTGTGCCTCGCATCCCTGGGAGGTGATTGTCGCCCTGCTCACCATCACAGCCTGCATGCTGACCATCGACAAGAACACCAGCCTGGACGGATCCAATGGTCTTAGCAGCGCCAGTGCCACAGCAGcttcagcagctgctgctgctgctgcaaacaGTGCCGGAGCGTCGTCTGGAGCAGGCGGCGCGCCACCCCCGATCATTGCCAGCGCAACATCGAGCCGCCACCGGCCCTGCCACGGCTGGAGTCAATCCTGCGATGGCCTCGAGGCCGAGTACAATGCCGCCGATGTGATTCTGATGACCATTGTGCGCTGCACCGCGGTGCTCTACTGTTACTATCAGTTCTGCAGCCTGCACAGGCTCGGCTCCAAATATGTGCTAG GCATCGCCGGGCTATTTACGGTCTTCTCCAGCTTCATATTCACCACAGCCATAATTAAGTTTCTCGGCAGCGATATATCGGATCTAAA GGATGCACTTTTCTTTCTGCTGCTGGTCATTGATCTGTCCAACTCGGGGCGGCTGGCACAGCTGGCGCTTTCGGGCCACAGCCAGGCGGAGGTTACACAGAACATAGCACGTGGCTTGGAGCTGCTGGGTCCGACCATATCGCTGGACACCATTGTCGAGGCTTTGCTGGTGGGCGTGGGCACGCTGTCGGGCGTGCAGCGTCTCGAGGTGCTCTGCATGTTTGCAGTGCTCTCGGTGCTGGTCAACTATGTGGTCTTTATGACCTTCTATCCCGCCTGCCTTTCGCTCATATTCGATCTGTCGCGCAATGGCGTAGACATGTCCATGGTGCGGGAACGCGCCAAGGGCTCGCTGTTGCTCAAATCGCTGACCGAGGAGGAGCAGAAGGCCAATCCAGTGCTGCAGCGCGTCAAGCTGATCATGACCACCGGCCTGATGATTGTGCATATCTACAGTCGAGTCGTCTTCACCAGCAGCGATTACGATGCGGTCGACAAGACGCTCTCGCCCACGCTAAATCTAAATGTGAACAACAATCGCACGGAGTCGGGCGAAATAACCGACATCATAATCAA ATGGCTGACGATGAGCGCGGATCACATAGTCATCTCTATTGTCCTGATTGCCCTGGTAGTTAAGTTCATCTGCTTCGACAATCGCGATCCGCTGCAGAATCAGCTGCGGCAGCCAACCACTGCGAAGGCGTCGCAGACCACGCCTCTGGAGGAAGAGCAGCCAAAGCAGCTCCCAACTTACATGCAGCTCGCAGCACCTCGCACGCCGCTGTTCAGCATCGAGGAGCATAACTCGAAAAATGCAGCCACACAGACGGAGCTGGTGACCGTGCGTCAGCGTCTGGCACCGCCAGCACGCCCGCCACGGCCACTGCAGGAATGCCTGAAGGTGCTGAATGCCATCGACGAGGCCGACGGCATTAACGGCGCCAGCCTGTTGACCGACGAGGAAATCATTGCCATTGTCAATGCTGGCGGGGCGCATTGCCCGCTCTACAAGATTGAGTCCGTGCTGGAGGATGCAGAGCGTGGCATACGCATTCGGCGCCAGATAATAGCCGCACGTGCCAAGATGCCGATGTCACGTCTGGAAGTGCTGCCCTATGAGCATTTCGACTATCGCAAAGTGATGAACGCCTGCTGCGAGAATGTCCTAGGCTATGTGCCCATACCCGTGGGCTATGCGGGCCCACTGTTGCTGGATGGCGAGAGCTACTATGTGCCCATGGCAACCACTGAGGGTGCTTTGGTGGCCTCCACGAATCGCGGCTGCAAGGCGCTGTCTGTGCGTGGCGTACGCTCCGTCGTGGAAGATGTGGGCATGACGCGTGCACCTTGTGTACGTTTTCCCAGCGTCGCTCGCGCCTCCGAGGCCAAAAAGTGGATCGAAAGCGAGGAGAACTACAAGCTTGTGAAAACCGAGTTTGACTCGACGTCGAGATTTGGTCGCTTGAAGGAATGCCACATTGCCATGGATGGTCCGCAGCTGTATATACGCTTCGTGGCGCTCACGGGCGATGCCATGGGCATGAACATGGTGTCCAAGGGCGCAGAGATGGCCCTGCGCTGCATCAAGCGTCAATTTCCCGACATGCAAATCATTTCGCTGAGCGGCAACTTCTGTTGCGACAAAAAGCCCGCAGCCATCAACTGGATCAAGGGCCGTGGCAAACGAGTTGTCGCCGAGTGTACCATACCGGCAGCCACACTGCGTTCGGTGCTGAAAACGGACGCCAAAACGCTGGTCGAATGCAACAAGCTGAAGAACATGTCCGGCAGTGCCATGGCCGGCAGCATCGGTGGCAACAATGCACATGCAGCTAATATGGTGACCGCTGTATTTCTGGCTACCGGCCAGGATCCCGCTCAGAATGTCACATCCAGTAATTGCTCCACGGCCATGGAGTGCTGGCCTGAAAACGATGAGGATTTGTATATGACCTGCACCATGCCCTCGCTGGAGGTGGGCACCGTGGGCGGCGGCACTGGTCTGCCCGGCCAGGGTGCTTGCCTTGACATGCTGGGCGTGCGTGGCGCACATGCCACGCAGCCGGGTGACAATGCCAAGAAACTGGCACAAATTGTCTGCGCCACTGTCATGGCCGGTGAGCTGAGCCTGATGGCAGCGCTGGTCAACAGCGATCTAGTCAAGAGTCACATGCGCCATAATCG GTCATCCATTGCCGTGAGCAGCGCCAACAATCCGCTCAACGTGACCGTCTCCAGTTGCAGCACAATCAGCTAG
- the RanBP3 gene encoding ran-binding protein 3 → MSENNEASLEANCFRGGFTLKASRLGGAVLRPAVLGDSSVLGTAHSNTNSNNSSTALAGGNEKTDEDGIVGNPFLREQKEEEDEAAAQVVESTENIDKDDDEIDERPDPLSMLRNNGIERSNIFAAAKTTLPRVQTSGFIFGQNVHERVVGENVSTESNAEAASSGTAEATSSQLLFSSVIQKAAQSTDNNKDTSEAKSLNEVAREYEESRAQKRKYEEVETFTGEENEINIADVSCKLFAFVSSNWEERGRGSLRLNDAKDERDCSRVVFRTSGNLRLLVNTKVWAAMVAERASQKSLRLTAMDNTGTVKIFLAMGRPADIAQVHKALSERIAKRKLTHPDECAVVEAKNGIASEPCAVSVQPESTTNDDDDDEAVGGVANPVPTAGSTTAIAEADSNEPSPKKALMLADSSVDVVVSAADSDAEAEPKELPEEDEEERA, encoded by the exons ATGTCCGAAAATAATG AGGCGTCGCTTGAAGCCAATTGCTTCAGAGGCGGTTTTACATTAAAAGCATCGCGGCTAGGTGGAGCCGTCTTGCGGCCAGCTGTGCTGGGTGACAGCTCAGTATTGGGTACGGCTCATAGCAataccaacagcaacaatagctcCACAGCGTTAGCCGGCGGAAACGAGAAGACTGATGAGGATGGCATTGTGGGCAATCCGTTTTTACGTGAGCAGAAGGAAGAGGAAGATGAAGCGGCCGCCCAAGTGGTGGAGTCCACAGAGAATATTGATAAAGATGACGATGAGATTGATGAGCGGCCGGATCCGCTGTCAATGCTGCGCAACAATGGCATCGAACGTTCCAACATATTTGCAGCGGCCAAAACCACTTTGCCGCGTGTTCAGACAAGTGGATTTATTTTCGGTCAGAACGTGCACGAGCGGGTCGTGGGT GAAAACGTAAGCACAGAATCGAATGCAGAAGCTGCATCGTCGGGCACGGCGGAAGCGACCTCATCGCAGCTTCTGTTTTCTAGCGTCATTCAGAAGGCTGCCCAAtccacagacaacaacaaggacacgTCCGAAGCGAAGAGCCTCAACGAGGTGGCGCGGGAGTACGAGGAGAGCCGTGCCCAGAAACGCAAATACGAGGAGGTAGAGACCTTTACCGGCGAGGAAAACGAAATCAATATTGCCGATGTTAGCTGCAAGCTGTTCGCATTTGTCAGCAGCAACTGGGAGGAGCGTGGACGTGGCAGTCTGCGTCTAAACGATGCCAAGGATGAACGTGATTGTTCGCGCGTCGTGTTCCGCACATCGGGCAACTTGCGCCTGCTGGTTAACACTAAAGTCTGGGCAGCAATGGTGGCCGAACGCGCTAGCCAGAAATCACTACGTCTCACTGCTATGGATAACACGGGCACCGTTAAGATCTTCTTGGCCATGGGCCGACCCGCAGACATTGCACAGGTGCACAAAGCGTTAAGTGAACGCATTGCCAAGCGCAAGCTGACGCATCCCGACGAGTGTGCCGTGGTGGAAGCCAAAAATGGCATTGCATCTGAACCGTGCGCAGTCAGTGTACAGCCCGAATCTACAACCaacgatgatgacgacgatgagGCCGTCGGTGGCGTGGCCAATCCAGTGCCAACCGCTGGCTCAACTACGGCCATTGCTGAGGCGGACAGCAACGAGCCCAGCCCAAAAAAGGCGCTCATGCTGGCGGACAGCAGTGTGGATGTTGTGGTGTCTGCGGCAGACAGTGATGCCGAGGCAGAGCCCAAGGAGCTACCCGAGGAGGATGAGGAGGAGAGGGCTTAA